One Primulina huaijiensis isolate GDHJ02 chromosome 8, ASM1229523v2, whole genome shotgun sequence genomic region harbors:
- the LOC140982814 gene encoding eukaryotic initiation factor 4A-14-like yields MAGMASEGSQFDARQYDTKMNEILGAEGDEFFTSYDEVYDSFDSMGLQENLLRGIYAYGFEKPSAIQQRGIVPFCKGVDVIQQAQSGTGKTATFCSGILQQLDYNVVECQALVLAPTRELAQQIEKVMRALGDYLGVKVHACVGGTIVREDQRILSSGVHVVVGTPGRVFDMLRRQSLRPDYIKMFVLDEADEMLSRGFKDQIYDIFQLLPPKIQVGVFSATMPPEALEITRKFMNKPVRILVKRDELTLEGIKQFYVDVDKEEWKLETLCDLYETLAITQSVIFVNTRRKVDWLTDKMRGRDHTVSATHGDMDQNTRDIIMREFRSGSSRVLITTDLLARGIDVQQVSLVINYDLPTQPENYLHRIGRSGRFGRKGVAINFVTKDDERMLFDIQKFYNVVVEELPANVADLL; encoded by the exons ATGGCTGGAATGGCATCTGAAGGTTCCCAATTTGATGCTCGTCAATATGATACCAAAATGAATGAAAT acttGGAGCTGAGGGTGATGAGTTCTTCACTAGTTACGATGAAGTGTATGACAGTTTTGATTCTATGGGCCTGCAGGAAAATCTCCTTAGGGGCATCTATGCCTATG GTTTTGAGAAGCCCTCTGCAATTCAACAAAGAGGTATTGTTCCCTTCTGCAAGGGGGTTGATGTGATTCAACAGGCCCAGTCTGGAACAGGAAAGACAGCAACTTTCTGCTCTGGAATTCTGCAGCAGCTAGACTACAATGTTGTTGAGTGCCAGGCTTTGGTTCTAGCACCAACTCGTGAGCTTGCACAGCAAATCGAGAAGGTTATGAGAGCGCTTGGTGATTATCTTGGTGTTAAAGTTCATGCTTGTGTTGGAGGTACCATTGTTCGTGAAGATCAACGTATTCTGTCCAGTGGGGTTCATGTTGTGGTTGGTACTCCTGGACGTGTGTTTGACATGTTGAGAAGGCAGTCTCTTCGCCCTGATTACATCAAGATGTTTGTGTTGGATGAAGCAGATGAAATGCTGTCCAGAGGTTTTAAGGATCAG ATATACGATATCTTTCAGTTGCTGCCTCCTAAGATTCAAGTTGGTGTATTTTCCGCTACTATGCCTCCAGAAGCTCTTGAAATTACAAGAAAATTTATGAATAAGCCAGTTCGTATTCTTGTGAAGCGTGATGAACTAACACTTGAGGGCATCAAGCAGTTTTACGTTGACGTTGACAAAGAGGAATGGAAGCTCGAAACTCTCTGTGATCTTTATGAAACATTAGCCATTACTCAGAGTGTAATCTTTGTTAACACCAGGCGTAAGGTCGACTGGCTCACAGACAAAATGCGCGGCCGAGATCACACAGTCTCTGCCACTCATGGTGACATGGACCAAAACACGAGAGACATCATTATGCGTGAATTCAGATCAGGTTCTTCGCGTGTACTCATCACCACAGATCTTTTAGCACGTGGGATTGATGTGCAGCAGGTCTCTCTGGTCATTAACTACGATTTGCCAACTCAGCCTGAGAATTACCTTCATCGTATTGGGCGAAGTGGCCGTTTTGGGAGGAAGGGTGTTGCTATCAACTTCGTTACTAAAGACGATGAACGAATGTTATTTGACATTCAGAAGTTCTATAACGTGGTTGTTGAGGAGCTTCCTGCCAATGTGGCTGATCTCCTCTAA
- the LOC140983535 gene encoding protein CLP1 homolog yields the protein MSYGGATVATTGAPGVSTTMRQVKLDKECELRVEVGPDAPLRLRLSSGTAEIFGTEIPPGIWLNYPPRLKFAIFSWYGATIELDGSTETDYTADETPMISYVNVHAVLDARRNRAKAAPSDSDTSQGPRVIVVGPTDSGKSTLSRMLLSWAAKQGWKPTFVDLDTGQGSITIPGCIAATPVELPIDPVEGIPFDMPLVYFHGHVTPSVNVDLYKVLVKELAQTLERQFTGNLESRASGMVINTMGWIEGVGYELLLHAIDTLNATVVLVLGQEKLWSLLRDVYKNKANIDVVKLQKSGGVVSRNAKVRQKSRAYRIREYFYGLANDLSPHSSVANFSDLIIYRIGGGPQAPRSALPIGAEPSADPTRLIPVTVNQDLLHLILAVSFATEPAEIISSNVAGFIWITDINFESKKITYLAPSAGSLPGKYLIMGSLTWYEP from the exons ATGTCGTACGGCGGCGCCACCGTGGCTACGACTGGGGCACCAGGTGTTTCAACAACGATGAGACAGGTGAAGCTGGACAAAGAATGTGAACTAAGAGTTGAAGTCGGGCCCGACGCCCCTCTTCGCCTCCGATTGAGCAGCGGCACTGCAGAGATATTTGGGACCGAAATTCCGCCGGGGATTTGGTTAAACTATCCGCCGAGGCTCAAGTTTGCT ATTTTTTCTTGGTATGGTGCAACAATTGAATTGGATGGTTCTACCGAAACTGATTATACAGCTGATGAG ACACCTATGATCAGTTATGTCAATGTGCATGCCGTGCTGGATGCTCGAAGAAATCGTGCCAAAGCTGCACCCAGTGATTCTGATACTTCTCAG GGGCCAAGGGTTATTGTTGTTGGACCTACGGATTCTGGAAAGAGCACCTTATCAAGGATGCTATTGAGTTGGGCTGCTAAACAGGGATGGAAACCGACTTTTGTAGATTTAGACACAGGCCAGGGATCTATAACGATACCTGGATGCATAGCTGCAACTCCAGTTGAACTGCCTATCGATCCAGTTGAAGGAATCCCTTTCGATATGCCACTCGTGTACTTCCATGGGCATGTTACTCCCAG TGTCAATGTTGATCTTTACAAGGTTTTGGTGAAAGAGCTTGCTCAAACTTTGGAGAGACAGTTTACAGGAAATCTTGAATCTAGAGCTTCAGGCATGGTGATTAATACCATGGGATGGATTGAAGGTGTTGGGTATGAG TTGCTGTTGCATGCAATTGATACATTGAATGCCACAGTTGTTCTCGTTCTGGGTCAG GAAAAGCTTTGGAGCTTGCTAAGAgatgtttataaaaataagGCTAACATAGATGTGGTGAAACTTCAGAAGTCTGGTGGTGTTGTCTCTAGGAATGCAAAAGTTCGTCAAAAGTCCAGGGCTTACAGAATACGC GAATATTTCTATGGTCTTGCTAATGATCTTTCCCCACATTCTAGTGTTGCAAATTTCAGTGATTTAATCATATACCGCATTGGTGGTGGACCACAGGCCCCGCGTTCTGCTCTGCCCATTGGCGCAGAGCCTTCGGCAGACCCTACAAGATTGATACCTGTTACTGTTAACCAGGATTTGCTCCACTTAATTCTAGCTGTGTCATTTGCAACAGAACCAGCTGAAATTATTTCAAG TAATGTTGCTGGATTCATCTGGATCACTGACATAAACTTTGAAAG TAAGAAAATCACTTATTTGGCACCATCTGCTGGAAGCCTTCCCGGTAAATATTTGATCATGGGAAGCCTGACTTGGTATGAACCTTAG